CTTCCTTTGACTTTCACTTTTCCATCAAGATGATCGTCATGGCGGTGCTGGGGGGGATGTCCAGTGTCTGGGGCGGGGTGATCGGGGCTCTGTTTCTGACTTCCATGCCGGAGTTTCTGCGCATGTACGAGGAACTGGAAACCATTCTTTACGGCCTGATCCTGATTTTGTGCATGATGTTCATGCCCCATGGCCTGGTGGGCGGCATGAGCAGATTAGCGGGTTATATGTCTGGAAAACTGTTTCGAGGTGGGGTGAAAGATGAATAATGATTCCACCTTGCTTTGGTGCGAGGAAATATATGTCCGTTTCGGCGGGGTAATGGCCCTGGCCGGAGTCAATTTCCAGGCAGCCAGAGGAACTATTTCAGCCCTGATCGGCCCCAACGGTGCAGGCAAGACAACCCTGCTCAACGTGATCTCCGGAATGGTGGACCAGACCGAGGGGCGGATTTTTTTCGGGACCAGCGACTTATCAAGTGTCCCAGCCCATGCCAGGTCCATGGCCGGAATGGTCAGAACTTTCCAGAACCTGGAAATTTTTGCTCATATGACGGTTTTGGAAAACGTCATGACCGGGGCTCATAACCTCTACAGCTACTCCATGCTGGACGGCATATTCAAGACCCCAAAATATTTTGCCATGGAAAGGAAGTGCCGGGATGCAGCCATGGAAAAGCTCGAATTTGTCGGGCTGGAGAACGAAGCTGATCTGCCTGCCCAGGATCTGCCCTATGGCAAGCAGAGACTTCT
This genomic window from Desulfonatronovibrio hydrogenovorans DSM 9292 contains:
- a CDS encoding ABC transporter ATP-binding protein; this translates as MNNDSTLLWCEEIYVRFGGVMALAGVNFQAARGTISALIGPNGAGKTTLLNVISGMVDQTEGRIFFGTSDLSSVPAHARSMAGMVRTFQNLEIFAHMTVLENVMTGAHNLYSYSMLDGIFKTPKYFAMERKCRDAAMEKLEFVGLENEADLPAQDLPYGKQRLLELARAVCGEPELVLLDEPAAGLNPKETSALAEIIASIKEKLGITIVLVEHDMDLVMSISDQITVLNFGQVIAKGTSRDIQSDPEVIRAYLGSEE